aaacattttccgTTGTTTTACAGCATGAAAGGCAGGTTCTTTTTGGAGGGTTTACTTTTGTCCCTGAAATACGACACAATGGGATTCTTGATTCCGATTGTATCTAGATCAGTGTCTTTGAGGGAAGAGAACTTTTTGCCAGTGAGTCCCTTTCTCTGTAAATGATTCACAATTCTGTCTTCCACCCCCATGTGACGGAAGAATGTCACCATCTCCTCCGTGTTAAAAGATGAGAGGTTTCCATCCTTGGGTATCGTTATTTCATTTTCGGGAATGAATTTCGTAAGagctgaaaaaataaatacccgtgttttaaaaaataacacatACTATAAGTAATGAAAATAATCGAAAatcagaaaataatgaaataggaaaattatgaaatagaacaagatgtgtttgtgaaacataaatgcccccgataatggccaattccaaagatggccaagatcacaagggcaaatatcttggtaccagtagaaagatcttgtcacaagaaatgctcatgtgcaatatgaaagctctaatatttaccatttagagtTATGACcgatgtcaatttttttaaaagtaggtgaAATGCCaaagtcaaaaggtttagtacccacggaaaggtcttgtcacaaggaatactcatttgaaatattaaagctctagcacttactgtttaaaagttattaacaaggttaaagtttcagacggaatgacagaattacagaatgacagacaggacaaaaacaatatgccccccccccccccccccccccccgatcttcgatctcgggggcataaaaatgcaaGTTTTTCAACCACTGATAAATTATTGTTTGAATAATATTTTGCACATTTCAATCCCCGGATCGTTAAAGTTCTCTTATCGGCAGAGaccataagtacatgtaaaaatatGAACGTAGGATtgtgtgtacatacatgtacttttttgttcatactttgaaaacttttaGACAGCTCCGATGGAGTGATCGCTACTTCAGTTAAGTTTCACAGAGCTGAAAGAAGTCTTAAACTACATGTAGCG
This genomic window from Ostrea edulis chromosome 4, xbOstEdul1.1, whole genome shotgun sequence contains:
- the LOC125670854 gene encoding uncharacterized protein LOC125670854 isoform X2 translates to MAECESMNGHTNGTMTNGHSDTETDKQSESSTTSSTQNLTRDLPPVPKIEYPPPLPKDPPRTEKLPPRIRTSRPPGNTLTKFIPENEITIPKDGNLSSFNTEEMVTFFRHMGVEDRIVNHLQRKGLTGKKFSSLKDTDLDTIGIKNPIVSYFRDKSKPSKKNLPFML
- the LOC125670854 gene encoding uncharacterized protein LOC125670854 isoform X1; translated protein: MAECESMNGHTNGTMTNGHSDTETDKQSESSTTSSTQNLTSRDLPPVPKIEYPPPLPKDPPRTEKLPPRIRTSRPPGNTLTKFIPENEITIPKDGNLSSFNTEEMVTFFRHMGVEDRIVNHLQRKGLTGKKFSSLKDTDLDTIGIKNPIVSYFRDKSKPSKKNLPFML